From the Candidatus Melainabacteria bacterium genome, one window contains:
- a CDS encoding TetR/AcrR family transcriptional regulator yields MNTTESSRKERKKEQRRQTLIDAATHLFATRGYAGTTIDDIVSEADVAKVTFYSYFKSKEEIALEIKRIGREEARQYIEALSAKQLPVDEMIEAFINDVAEWTEKNYRLLDVFCDQRFSPMMERESTNTECKPEPITICLDVILRRGQDTGRFRKDIDRLRIAHLLDLAILCEQYHWVRSGRIKGQLKEHLAGYFDFALRGLNA; encoded by the coding sequence ATGAATACGACTGAATCCTCTCGGAAAGAGCGCAAGAAAGAACAGCGTCGGCAGACTTTGATCGACGCTGCAACTCATCTGTTTGCGACACGCGGATACGCTGGTACAACGATCGACGATATTGTCTCAGAAGCTGACGTAGCAAAGGTTACGTTTTACTCCTACTTCAAATCCAAAGAGGAAATTGCGCTCGAAATCAAGCGTATTGGGCGTGAAGAAGCGCGCCAATATATCGAAGCATTAAGCGCGAAGCAGTTGCCTGTCGATGAGATGATCGAAGCCTTCATCAATGACGTTGCCGAATGGACTGAGAAAAATTACCGCTTGCTTGACGTTTTCTGCGACCAGCGCTTCAGTCCGATGATGGAACGAGAGAGTACCAATACAGAGTGTAAGCCTGAACCAATCACAATTTGTCTCGATGTGATACTAAGGCGCGGTCAGGATACCGGCAGATTTCGCAAAGATATCGATCGATTGAGAATTGCTCATCTTCTCGATCTCGCCATTCTTTGCGAGCAATATCATTGGGTGCGGTCCGGTCGAATCAAAGGGCAGTTGAAAGAACATCTCGCCGGTTATTTTGATTTTGCTTTGCGCGGGCTCAACGCTTAA
- a CDS encoding nucleotidyltransferase domain-containing protein, producing MEKQSTLTPESAAKEILDDRFPNAMVMYLAGSLVRGEATRFSDLDLVVVFEHVEKAHRQSFFYRGWPVEVFVHDPQTLKYFFTEVDGKSGFASLPQMVQEAKVISEPNQLSAELKELAQSIIDDGPPPLEQTEVDKRRYQITDLIDDIREPRSRAELMGSGAVLLDLMADFYFRVNGHWSASGKTIFRKLAAIDVKMQKEFEFAFSELLAEANSAPCIELAERILKDKGGFLFDGYKSDAPAEWRKAD from the coding sequence ATGGAAAAGCAATCAACCCTTACCCCGGAATCAGCCGCGAAAGAGATTCTAGACGACAGATTTCCCAATGCCATGGTCATGTACCTGGCAGGCTCTCTCGTGAGAGGGGAAGCAACTCGCTTTTCGGATTTAGATCTGGTAGTTGTCTTCGAACATGTAGAGAAAGCTCACCGTCAGTCGTTTTTCTACCGAGGTTGGCCGGTAGAAGTTTTCGTTCATGACCCTCAAACGCTGAAGTACTTCTTCACGGAAGTTGACGGCAAGTCAGGTTTTGCCTCGCTACCACAAATGGTGCAGGAAGCAAAAGTGATCAGTGAGCCGAACCAGCTGTCTGCTGAGCTCAAGGAACTGGCTCAATCAATAATCGATGACGGACCACCACCGCTCGAGCAGACTGAAGTCGACAAACGTCGCTATCAGATCACCGATTTGATCGATGACATACGCGAGCCCCGCTCTCGCGCAGAGCTGATGGGAAGCGGCGCCGTTCTGCTCGACTTAATGGCAGATTTTTACTTTCGCGTGAACGGTCACTGGTCGGCGTCAGGCAAAACGATTTTCCGAAAACTCGCAGCAATTGACGTAAAAATGCAAAAGGAATTCGAATTCGCTTTCTCTGAGTTACTGGCAGAAGCAAACTCAGCTCCGTGCATCGAACTGGCGGAAAGAATCTTGAAGGACAAGGGCGGATTTCTCTTCGATGGCTACAAGAGCGATGCACCAGCTGAGTGGAGAAAAGCCGATTAA
- a CDS encoding efflux RND transporter periplasmic adaptor subunit: MNILTSILIVALSLFLSACTEAPKPHAMPPSAVAIEPVTVGAHHDKTLYLGTIKSRKSVTLSPNIEGNITEINVTAGQLVTTGQKIMKIDSLMQTAQTNAVAAQADSVESDLETAKATLKSLNSTLHSKQSQVEYTKTQHDRYVKLCAEGAVSQSDLDNWKNNMLAAIADRDSTLEQIEAQKMTIQKIDRSHKQAISSWQAQKEQLKYYSITAPFAGMIGDIPVKVGDHVTSSTALTTLTENHPLECYIAIPAEKASLMHMGMDVELVSTEGQDFGNSKVMFISPTVDSSSQTVLVKTIFPNSKNELRADQAVRAQFIWETTAGISVPTKAVSQIGGKYFVFLAQRDGDKLFAKQTEIEVGEIEGASYYVRSGLKATDRIITTGIQRLADGAPITDKVEMAEKAEANPPGSTKSTH, from the coding sequence ATGAACATACTCACGTCGATTCTAATAGTCGCCCTTTCACTGTTTCTCTCAGCTTGTACCGAAGCTCCGAAGCCGCACGCCATGCCGCCTTCAGCGGTAGCAATCGAACCTGTGACAGTCGGTGCGCACCACGACAAAACCCTTTATCTCGGCACGATCAAATCAAGAAAATCAGTGACGTTGTCTCCGAATATCGAAGGCAACATTACGGAGATCAATGTCACAGCCGGTCAATTAGTCACAACCGGCCAGAAAATCATGAAAATTGATTCGCTCATGCAGACAGCGCAGACCAATGCTGTGGCAGCACAGGCTGATTCAGTGGAATCTGATCTGGAGACGGCAAAAGCTACATTGAAATCGCTGAACAGCACACTGCATAGCAAACAGTCTCAAGTCGAATACACAAAGACTCAGCACGATCGCTACGTCAAGTTATGCGCGGAAGGTGCGGTCTCCCAGTCTGATCTGGACAACTGGAAAAACAACATGCTCGCCGCAATCGCCGATCGCGATTCCACGCTCGAGCAGATAGAAGCACAGAAGATGACGATTCAGAAGATCGATCGCAGCCACAAACAGGCAATTTCTTCGTGGCAAGCACAGAAAGAACAACTCAAGTATTACAGCATTACGGCACCATTCGCCGGAATGATCGGAGACATCCCAGTTAAAGTCGGAGACCACGTCACCTCATCGACCGCACTGACGACGCTGACAGAGAATCACCCGCTGGAATGCTACATCGCTATTCCAGCAGAGAAAGCCAGCCTTATGCACATGGGCATGGACGTCGAATTGGTTTCGACTGAAGGACAGGATTTCGGCAACAGCAAAGTCATGTTTATCTCGCCAACAGTCGACTCCAGCAGCCAGACAGTACTTGTCAAAACTATCTTTCCTAATTCCAAAAACGAACTTCGAGCCGATCAGGCTGTGCGAGCTCAATTCATCTGGGAAACGACGGCAGGCATTTCTGTCCCGACCAAAGCTGTAAGCCAGATTGGTGGCAAGTATTTCGTCTTCCTGGCTCAAAGAGACGGAGACAAACTATTTGCAAAACAGACCGAGATTGAAGTCGGCGAAATTGAAGGTGCGTCTTATTACGTTAGAAGCGGATTGAAAGCAACTGACCGCATCATAACAACAGGTATTCAACGATTGGCTGATGGAGCGCCAATTACAGACAAAGTAGAAATGGCAGAGAAGGCGGAAGCGAACCCACCAGGATCGACAAAGAGCACTCACTAA
- a CDS encoding multidrug efflux RND transporter permease subunit, with amino-acid sequence MFVNFFISRPIFASVCSLFIVIAGLVSIPNLPISQYPAIVPPQVKVTSVYTGASAAAVEASVTNVLEQQINGVRGMKYITSTSGNDGTSTINVTFDLERDVDAAAVDVQNRVGSVQGRLPEEVKKTGVTVDKVSTTIIFAAALSSKTHDALYLSNYADLYIKDNLKRVRGVGDVTIFGERKYSMRIWLDPSKLNNRQITTSDVTNALSNQSVQVASGSIGKAPYPEGQAFEINTRVLGRLRTPEEFSNIVIKRGPNGSVVKLKDVGRVELGAENYGTFLRYKGANAVGIAIYQFPGANALDVARECKAELAKLTKNLPPDINCEIAFDTTRAVDESIQEVIKTLTEAIFLVILVIFLFLQSWRTTIIPAITIPVSLIGTFAAMKAMNFSINTLTLFGITLATGLVVDDAIVVIENIVRLMEERHLSAFDAARESMKEVTGAVIATALVLAAVFIPVAFFPGTTGQLYRQFALTLAISVGISAFNALTLTPALSVLILKHEAGNTNWFFAQINWVLDMIRRFFDQALSVVLRYKVIVVPAFIASLVLTGYLYTKMPTGFLPDEDVGYFMIIVQGPEGVSLDYTSKVVAKVEKVVSNEKDLLGVFAVGGFSFSGNNSSNAIVFCTLKPWSERPRPDQSASAIINKLRGPLFAIDDAFCIPFNPPPIQGLGNFGGFAYELENTQRLPLEDFSAISDKFLAEARKSPLLTGIQTTFRMNSPQIVIDVNRDKAESIGVKVGEIFNTLQTFIGSLYVNDFDYLDRSYRTYVQADKQFRSNPQDIDQLYVRTAEGKMTPLSNLVTMTRTTSPPTISHYNLFKSIEINGAPVPGVSSGQAINEMEAIAKRVLPRGTNYEWTGISLEEIQSGNLAILIFALGLLFVFLVLAAQYESLIDPLVILFAVPLAVLGAISAQMLRGLQNDVFCQIGLVMLIGLASKNSILIVEFANQLHKKGLSYHRAVFEAALTRLRPILMTSLAFVFGILPMAIAEGAGANSRHSLGTTVLGGMVLSTVLSLYVVPVLYLVFKSIKGIFIKEPPTVLPPDEDAPETSELQNSTMQ; translated from the coding sequence ATGTTCGTCAATTTCTTCATTAGTCGCCCAATCTTTGCCTCGGTCTGCTCGCTCTTCATTGTTATCGCGGGTCTGGTTTCCATTCCAAACTTGCCTATTTCACAGTATCCGGCCATTGTTCCACCACAGGTCAAAGTCACTTCGGTCTACACAGGCGCCAGCGCTGCCGCGGTAGAAGCGAGTGTGACGAACGTCCTGGAACAGCAGATCAACGGCGTCAGAGGGATGAAGTACATCACCTCGACAAGCGGCAATGATGGCACCAGCACGATCAACGTCACATTCGATCTGGAGAGAGATGTTGATGCTGCTGCCGTCGACGTGCAAAACAGAGTCGGTTCGGTGCAAGGTCGCTTGCCTGAAGAAGTGAAAAAGACCGGAGTCACAGTCGACAAAGTCTCGACGACAATTATTTTCGCAGCAGCGCTTTCATCAAAAACACATGATGCTCTCTACTTAAGTAACTACGCAGATCTGTATATAAAAGACAACTTGAAGCGGGTTCGAGGCGTTGGCGACGTAACCATATTTGGTGAGCGCAAATACTCGATGCGTATCTGGTTGGACCCATCGAAACTCAACAACAGACAAATCACGACCAGTGATGTCACAAACGCGCTGAGCAATCAGAGTGTGCAGGTCGCCAGCGGATCAATTGGTAAGGCGCCTTATCCGGAAGGGCAGGCATTCGAAATCAATACGCGGGTTCTGGGGCGATTGAGAACGCCTGAAGAATTTTCCAACATCGTCATCAAAAGAGGACCGAATGGTTCGGTCGTCAAATTGAAAGATGTTGGTCGAGTGGAACTGGGAGCTGAGAATTACGGAACGTTCTTGCGATACAAAGGTGCAAATGCCGTCGGTATTGCAATCTATCAGTTTCCCGGTGCCAATGCGCTCGACGTCGCTCGCGAGTGCAAAGCCGAGCTCGCTAAGCTGACCAAGAACCTTCCGCCCGATATAAATTGCGAGATTGCATTCGATACGACAAGAGCTGTCGACGAATCTATTCAGGAAGTCATAAAGACTCTCACCGAGGCGATCTTCCTCGTCATTCTCGTTATCTTTCTGTTTTTGCAGAGCTGGCGAACCACCATCATTCCAGCGATTACGATTCCTGTTTCGTTGATTGGAACATTTGCGGCCATGAAGGCAATGAATTTCTCCATCAACACGCTGACATTGTTTGGTATCACGCTTGCCACCGGGCTGGTCGTAGACGATGCCATCGTCGTTATAGAAAACATTGTTCGTCTAATGGAAGAGCGGCATCTATCTGCCTTCGACGCAGCTCGCGAGAGTATGAAAGAAGTGACCGGAGCAGTTATTGCAACGGCGCTCGTACTGGCGGCAGTTTTCATCCCCGTTGCCTTCTTTCCGGGAACGACCGGGCAATTGTACAGGCAATTCGCACTGACTCTGGCTATCTCAGTAGGCATCTCCGCGTTCAACGCGTTGACGCTCACACCTGCACTTTCCGTGCTGATTCTGAAACACGAAGCAGGCAACACCAATTGGTTTTTCGCCCAGATCAACTGGGTGCTCGACATGATTCGCAGGTTCTTCGATCAGGCGCTCAGCGTCGTGCTCAGATACAAAGTAATTGTCGTTCCGGCATTCATTGCATCGCTAGTCCTGACCGGTTACCTGTATACCAAAATGCCGACTGGCTTTTTGCCCGACGAAGACGTGGGTTACTTCATGATCATTGTTCAGGGTCCGGAAGGAGTGTCGCTCGACTACACATCGAAAGTCGTAGCCAAAGTCGAAAAAGTCGTCAGCAATGAAAAGGATTTGCTCGGCGTCTTTGCCGTGGGAGGATTCAGCTTTTCAGGCAACAATTCGAGCAACGCCATTGTTTTCTGCACATTGAAGCCCTGGAGCGAGCGCCCCCGCCCTGATCAATCAGCCAGCGCCATCATCAATAAACTGCGCGGACCGCTGTTTGCAATTGACGATGCCTTCTGCATTCCATTCAATCCGCCTCCGATTCAAGGACTCGGTAACTTCGGTGGTTTCGCCTATGAATTGGAAAACACTCAGAGACTTCCGCTTGAAGACTTCTCTGCAATTTCCGACAAGTTCCTGGCAGAGGCACGCAAAAGCCCACTGCTGACCGGCATTCAGACAACATTCCGGATGAACTCGCCGCAAATTGTCATCGACGTGAACCGTGACAAAGCTGAATCGATTGGCGTGAAAGTCGGCGAAATCTTCAATACGCTCCAGACGTTCATTGGCTCACTCTATGTGAACGACTTCGACTACCTGGACAGAAGTTACCGAACTTATGTGCAGGCAGACAAGCAGTTTAGAAGCAATCCGCAAGACATAGACCAGCTCTACGTGCGCACGGCTGAAGGGAAAATGACTCCGCTCAGTAATCTCGTGACGATGACGCGAACAACGTCGCCACCGACGATATCGCACTACAATCTTTTCAAATCAATCGAAATCAACGGCGCACCAGTCCCCGGCGTAAGCTCCGGTCAAGCAATCAATGAGATGGAAGCAATCGCCAAACGCGTTCTGCCGCGAGGTACAAACTACGAGTGGACCGGTATTTCGCTTGAAGAAATTCAGTCCGGCAATCTGGCGATCTTAATCTTCGCTCTTGGTCTGTTATTTGTATTCCTGGTTCTGGCGGCTCAATATGAGAGCTTAATCGACCCGCTGGTAATCTTGTTTGCAGTACCACTGGCAGTGCTTGGTGCTATTTCGGCACAAATGTTGCGAGGGCTGCAGAACGACGTCTTCTGCCAGATCGGTCTCGTTATGCTGATTGGCTTAGCCAGCAAGAACTCGATTCTCATCGTCGAATTTGCCAATCAACTGCACAAGAAAGGACTGTCCTACCATCGTGCGGTTTTCGAAGCAGCATTAACGAGACTGCGCCCGATTCTGATGACATCGCTGGCGTTCGTCTTCGGTATTCTGCCGATGGCGATCGCAGAAGGCGCGGGTGCGAACAGCAGGCATTCGCTTGGCACGACAGTGCTCGGAGGGATGGTTCTGTCCACGGTACTGAGCTTGTATGTGGTACCGGTTTTGTACCTCGTATTCAAATCTATCAAAGGCATATTCATTAAAGAACCGCCTACAGTGTTGCCACCAGATGAAGATGCGCCCGAAACAAGCGAACTGCAGAATTCAACAATGCAGTAA